One Setaria italica strain Yugu1 chromosome I, Setaria_italica_v2.0, whole genome shotgun sequence DNA window includes the following coding sequences:
- the LOC101775723 gene encoding RNA-binding protein 42, translating into MSTQSISPASASAQFTYHAAAAAAATTPSYFPVPFHLQNPQYAAWHAATAAAPAYNAVYPMPQVQQAQHLFQKDSKIISPEALATVKAAIANSEKDKKVEAAKKAVPRKAAGQSWEDPTLADWPENDFRLFCGDLGNEVNDDILTKAFSKYPSFNMARVIRDKWTGKTKGYGFVSFANASDLAAALKEMNGKYVGNRPIKLRKSTWKSRIDFEALEKGKTRPQKKIKLQKRSVLHK; encoded by the exons ATGTCGACGCAGTCCATTTCGCCGGCCTCCGCGTCCGCGCAGTTCACCTAccatgccgcggcggcggccgcggccacgaCCCCGTCCTACTTCCCCGTGCCCTTCCACCTCCAGAACCCGCAGTACGCCGCGTGGCATGCGGCCACCGCTGCGGCGCCTGCGTACAACGCCGTCTACCCCATGCCCCAGGTCCAGCAG GCACAACACTTGTTCCAGAAGGACTCAAAGATAATCAGTCCTGAGGCTCTAGCCACAGTTAAGGCTGCTATTGCAAATAGTGAGAAAGACAAGAAGGTTGAAGCAGCAAAGAAGGCTGTGCCTCGAAAGGCAGCTGGGCAAAGTTGGGAGGACCCAACCTTGGCTGATTGGCCTGAAA ATGACTTCCGTTTGTTTTGTGGTGATCTTGGAAATGAAGTGAACGATGATATTCTTACAAAGGCATTCTCAAAGTATCCGTCCTTCAACATGGCCAGG GTTATACGGGACAAGTGGACTGGTAAAACTAAAGGATATGGTTTTGTTAGTTTTGCTAATGCATCAGATCTTGCTGCTGCCTTGAAAGAAATGAACG GTAAATATGTTGGAAACCGGCCAATCAAATTACGGAAGAGCACATGGAAGAGCAGGATAGACTTTGAAGCTTTGGAGAAGGGGAAG ACTCGACCACAGAAGAAAATCAAACTGCAGAAAAGAAGTGTTCTTCACAAGTAA
- the LOC101776935 gene encoding NAC domain-containing protein 79 — translation MALREIESTLPPGFRFYPSDEELVCHYLLKKVANERIAQGTLVEVDLHAREPWELPEVAKLTAREWYFFSFRDRKYATGSRTNRATRSGYWKATGKDREVRSGGAVVGMRKTLVFYRGRAPNGVKSGWVMHEFRLDTPHSPPREDWVLCRVFQKTRGDGDGQDGDSSSSPPAFAGSSSRVMPESDHYSASGGYCYYGHTALAPQQEAVAVLPQYYYGGGGTAADHHHGFQRDDAGALPGFGFGAREVVAGGDEYGFAAGYFDMGGGFEDVASLGVGGGMEFPQAWS, via the exons ATGGCATTGAGGGAGATCGAGTCGACGCTGCCACCGGGGTTCCGGTTCTACCCGAGCGACGAGGAGCTAGTGTGCCACTACCTCCTAAAGAAGGTGGCCAACGAGCGCATCGCGCAGGGGACGCTCGTCGAGGTCGACCTCCACGCGCGCGAGCCATGGGAGCTCCCAG AGGTGGCGAAGCTGACGGCCAGAGAGTGGTACTTCTTCAGCTTCCGCGACCGCAAGTACGCGACGGGGTCGCGCACCAACCGCGCCACCAGGTCGGGCTACTGGAAGGCCACCGGCAAGGACCGCGAGgtccgcagcggcggcgccgtcgtgggCATGCGCAAGACGCTCGTCTTCTACCGCGGCAGGGCCCCCAACGGCGTCAAGTCGGGCTGGGTCATGCACGAGTTCCGCCTCGACACCCCGCACTCGCCACCCAGG GAGGACTGGGTGCTGTGCAGGGTGTTTCAGAAGACgagaggcgacggcgacggtcaGGACGGCgactcctcgtcgtcgcccccCGCCTTCGCCGGCTCGTCGTCACGCGTCATGCCGGAGTCGGACCACTACTCCGCGTCAGGCGGCTACTGCTACTACGGACACACGGCGTTGGCGCCGCAGCAGGAGGCCGTGGCCGTGCTGCCACAGTAttactacggcggcggcggcacggccgcTGACCACCACCACGGCTTCCAGCGAGACGACGCGGGCGCGCTGCCCGGGTTTGGGTTTGGCGCGAGGGAAGTCGTAGCTGGTGGCGATGAGTACGGGTTTGCAGCTGGCTACTTTGACATGGGCGGCGGCTTTGAGGACGTGGCGAGCCTTGGAGTTGGAGGCGGCATGGAGTTTCCGCAAGCGTGGAGCTGA